DNA sequence from the Nicotiana tomentosiformis chromosome 3, ASM39032v3, whole genome shotgun sequence genome:
actgaacgaggcgtaaattcttaaaacgataaatcgggtcgttacaagtgttgattttttttacttttttctgaataagtgttgattttgtatttcttttaaaattttgaaaaaataatttttcagaaaaaataattttgccatgttggattgcttaggtggatggtcatgtaagcaaatctaacccagTTGGACTGCCATGTCACCTTCAATGACAAGACTAACAGCTTAAGGGCATTTGTGGTCCAAACAATAGACGCCaaggatatttttggtaccaaaacaaacggagggcatttttgagctatttcagaTAGTTCAAGGGCATTTTTGGTCCTTTTCCGAAATATATGAATATtcggggatcggattgcacgccgcaatagacttatttaaaagtctatattgggggatcagattgcacgctacaacagatttatttaaaagtctatattgggggatcggattgcacgacgcaactgacttatttaaaagtctatatatatacttgattaaaataaatatattggatggctgaaaatgaatatattgtggaaacGGATTACACGCTGCAACAAAAATTGGTTGAaagaataattagttatgactactgagttggcttcaactattaaaaatgagttacctaatttatatctattattgttgttattactattattacgtacaagttaatgtgagtgacctgccttagcatcgtcactacttcgtcgaggttaggctcagcacttaccagtacatggggtcagttgtactgatactacactctgcacttcttgtgtagatttcggagttggttccagcggcgtaccatagacttgctcgaatttcagctacccataggagacttgaggtataactgcactacgtccgcagttctaaagtccccgtctactttactttagctgtgtgtttgttttcagacagctttagtttattcaaacctttatttgtattattctagaagttcgtgcacttgtgacaccaattctgggatggtatttagacaccgttattttatgaattattcactacatttcaggctttacttccgtatttaattctttgttattagtaaatttaaaaattattttaaaatggataatattattctaacgttggcttacctagcaagtgaaatgttatgcgccatcacggtctcgaatgtgagaatttcgggtcgtggcaCAAATATATAAATTGCATGTGGGTTATACCACTGATTTAATATTATACAATAATACATTTGTCCGTACAAACCATTTGACTATTCTTGAGAACAGTATTAGTTCCATCCATCCCATTAAATACAGTCCAGTTTACTATATTGGTCAACTAAActgaaaggaaaaaaagaaataaCTGAATAATTACAAGTACCACTTTGATATCCCAAGTAGCACTTAGTTCTCGCCTTTCTTCgcttttcttcatttaattagtgttgtTGGCGCAAACTGGAAAAACGCACTATCAAGTGGATTTTTAGATGTATCTAACACACTACTAATTGTGCTTTATTGCTCTTGTATGTCATATTAATTGCGTATGTTATTTTCTGTTGTGCTTTGTCTCAAATTGTTCTAGAAAAAAAGTTATTCTTTATATATTTTAGTATTAACCTTTAAAAATATTGAGTTtagtttatttttgaaaaatactttaaatttgttttccGTAAGTTCGAAGTATGTACCTTGTGGAGATAGCAAAAAGTCAATTCTTTGTTCAAACAATTTCAGTTTGTCCTTGTTTGCTTTTACCTCTACAACGAAATCTAAACTCCTACTTTAAAGTCGTCTCTGCAAATTAAGGCAACTAAATTAGGATGGATAGACATACTTTTACACACAAATATTCTGTTTACTAAAGGAAAATAATTAAACAGAATAAAACTTTTGTCCCAGCACCTTAAATAAGAGATATTACTAATTACTAATGTGAAAATAAGAACACTCTAATAAACTAACTCTTCAAAATTCACAAGTGGCGGCTGCTTTTATTTGTCTATCACGACATCATAAAATTATGAAGAATTACAGCAGGGCTATTAATTAAAGATGACAAGCCTAATTACTGGGCCTGGTTTCCTTTGGACTTTGGGTAACTGGGATTAGCTTCTATATTTGCTGGATACTGTACACAAATATCCCTTTTCAAGGTTACAGTTTAGATTTTGTCCCTATTTTAAGAAGAAGTGTAAATATAacccttgaattttttttttcctctgGACAATGTTAGACTCGGATCCATGTTTACTCATATGACTTTTAGCTTGTTCACAATACATTAGACTATAGTCTCACGTTTATAATAACTTACAAATTTTAGACCGTGATTTCACATTTTCTGATAAGACTTTCAGATTGCTCAACAAGAATTTTTAAACTATAATCTTAAGGTCTATCAGTtgcaaaagaaattaaaaaaggaTCATTTACTAAATAGACAAAAAAGGTCAAGGACAACCAACGAAAATTTCACGTATTTACTCATACGCCGTGGCGAGTTTTAGGCTTTAGCCATTGCATATCTTCAAGAGCTAAAAAATAACTCTTGTTAACAGAAGAATCATATTAATCTTAATTCGTGAAACGCCAAATTTCTTTTCCACAACAAAAAGGAAAATGATGTTTATACAGAAATTAGTAGATAGTAGATGTAATTTCTCAACGAAAAAGACATTAAAAAGTCGAACTTTTCCCCTCTAGGAAAAACCAATTGAACTATCTTTTCTTTAACGATACTGTTTATTTTTGCTATATAATTGAATTAAAGATGTTTAGGAATTTTAAATTATGCCATTGGGATAATATTATACAATTTGATCTAGTTGTATTTACAATTTTCTTAGAAAACCAATGTCATTTCTGCGCTGATCTAACTCTAATAGAATATTTACAATTTAAAActtgtaataagtaagaatgatCAAATTCTGATAATAATTTATAACTTCGCATTACATTTTGATTTTACTGGTTTTGCTTTATGTTATTACAAATTTCATATTTCTAGTTCATCACCAAATGTTTTTCAGTTATATGAAAAAAAATGAGTAAGATGAAAACGGATGAATATATTAATACGTTTAAGTTCTGCcacaattaattatttttcagttCTCCTTTTATTTGTTTGTCTAATTTTAGTTTATTATCTAACATTCTCATACATCAACATTAACCAAATATTTCAAATAAAGTATTCGCTTAACCTAGGTTGGTCATTAGGAATCGCCATTTGTGGTGTATTGGGTGAGATTTGGTGTAACATGAATCAGTTGTACATTGCCATGGCAGCTGAAATTGTATGTATGTTTatttagaagaagaagaaagaaagtgTGAAATCAAACtagaggttttgtgggttctAATTTTTCCATGGCAACTTCAAGATTGTGTTCATTTTGTGTTCCCTTGTACTTGTACCACTTGGCACATATTAGAAAGTATCCCAAATCTAAAACCTCTAAAGCAGCAACTAAGTAATAAAAGTAATCCAATCTCCCCTTGTTTAGATCCTCTGCTAACCAGTTCTCTGTATCTGATGTTCTTGTTGTCTTGTGAACTACTGATATCAAGAAGCTACTCATGTAACTAGCCAATGCCATACCACAAAACAAGAATGACCCTGCGAAACTCCTCATGTTTTCTGGAAATTGCTTGTAAAAAAACTCAACTTGCGCTATGACTGTAAATGCTTCAGAAAGTCCTGCTAGAGCTAGTTGAGGTATTAACCAGTTAGCAGACATAGCTGAAATTTCACCTCTTCTTGTTTCAATGCCTAGTGTTGGTTGGCTAAACGCGACATTCCTTCTTCGAGTTTCCACTAGAGCTGATACTAGCATTGTGAAAACTGCAATAACTAAACCAATTCCCATTTTTTGAAGGACTGTTATACCAGCTTCTTTCTTTGTGATCCTCTGGAGAAATGGTACAATTAATCTGTCATAAATAGGTATCCAAATAGTCATGCTTAACATTTGGAAGACCGCGTAAGATGCTGCTGGGATCTTGAAAGTACTTGTAGTTTTAAGACGCCTATCGCTTTGCAAGGCTTGGAAGACTACATAAGTCTGCATCTGGGCTAGAACAATGTAGTATATCAATCCTGCTATCCATATTGGAAATACTCTTACAACACATTTCACTTCTTCCACTTGTTGGATGCTACAAAGTCTCCATTGGTTGGCTGCTGATCCATCTTCTTTTATTTTGTCTTCAGGAGTTATAATAGATGCTTTATTCCAAAACCTGCACAATCATTGTTGTATCTTTCATTAGTCTCAGCTCCACAAGAGAAAAAAAGGTAAGGTGGAATGATTGTATCAGTTACCTAAATTGATCGGTATAAGGAAGTTCAGTGTTGATAGTATTGATTGAAACGTGGTTGAACAAGGTATTCTGTGGTTGTTCTGGTAGCTTTAATCGCCTTTTTTTAATTGCAGCTACGAGCACTTGGGCAAAACTTGTCAAGGGACTACCCTCGGGTAAAATCATGACATAAATTTTGGTACCAACGAAGAAGAAAACACACGACAAGAACATTAGAAATGTGGGAATAGCCAATCCAATAGCCCAACTCACGCTTGATTGAATGTAGACGATGACAGTCAAGGATACCATCATTGCGAAAGTGAAGGTGAAGTAGTACCAATTGAAGAAGCTGTTAACTCCCCTTCTTCCTGATTCTGTATTGGGATTGAATTGATCTGCTCCAAAGGCTAAATTACATGGCCTAATGCCACTAGCACCTATCACTAGAAAACCAAATCCACATAGTAAGAAAGCTAGTTGCCCTGTAGTTGGTTCAACGCAAATGCTATTTGCTGCGGTTCCACAGTGAGGAGGATGCAGTTTTGAGATTGCTGCTGTTAGCGCTAAAAACATCATGCCCTGTATACATACAAATATTCAAAGTTTTACCATAAGTTGCAAATTGCtgaaaacattaaaaaaaaaaaaaaaaaaagcccggtgcactaagcatCCCCATTCACGTAGGGCTCGGGAAGGGCCGCAGCcctaaggggtgtgatgtaggcagcccaccctaatgcaagcatcaatggctgattccacggctcgaacccgtgagcTATAgatcacacggagacaacttcaccgttgctccaaggctccccttcaatggttgattccacggctcgaactcgtgacttATAGGTCACACGGAAACAACTTCATCAATGactgattccacggctcgaacccgtgacctataggtgaCACGGAGACAACTGGCTCCCCTTCAAATTATGAaaaacataattaagtaaattaaAGTGCGCGCTCTAAATACCGTGAAAGAAGATATAGAAGCAATCCCCAGTGTCTTGTAGCGACCAAGATAAGTGTCTGATAGGAAAGCTCCGAGCAGGGTTCCAAAGTTACAAGTACCATTAAAGACGTTAATGAGGTTAGTAGCAGTAATTGACTTCATGTTGAAGACAGTGGTTAAGTAAACCAAGAGATTCGCTGAGGTTCCAATCGTCCCTAATTTCTCAAACGTCTCATTTCCTGCAAGTTATGTTTTACACAAGCAAAGCTCAAATAAGAGGGGCCTCCAACATTTTTGTGTTGTAAATTCTATAGTTTGTCACATTTAGAATGAAAATTGAAGTATAATAGCTCATTTGATATTGGAATACTAATTTACCTATAATGAAGGGCATGGCCTTGATTCCTCCATACTTGGGTTCATCTCTTGCAGGTACCTTATCCACTTCCATATCCGAGAGTATGATAATTATTTTTCAGCTCCTCAAAATACACTTTCAAATTTAAATGGTATATAGGCAAAGCCCAAATGTATCAaaaccaattttttattttttattttttgtagttTCTTGTTAGAGCTGAACATATTGAGGAAGGTAATTTATAGGGAATGGCTATATGTCAACTTGAAGTAGTTTCCCAGAATTCTTGATCTCTCTCATTATTGGATGACTTTTCCAGACATGTGATACGTTTATTGGCTTTGTCTATATCTGCATTTTGTACCGTGTACATTTGCAATGTTCTAAGTTATTATTCTAAGATATGGATTAATTAAATAGTTTACGACCAACAACTCTTAGATATAGTAGCGGAAAACAACTTACGATCTATGTATTATTTGTGTAAATCATTtccatttttgtaaattttcccCTTCGTTAATCACAGAGAAGAATAGAATGAATTGCTAATTGACGATGAAAGTTGGacagttccttttttttttctttttctcagtCCTAATTTTCAAGTCCTTAATTTGCCTGATATtaatgcagcaacaacaacaaaaagcCCGGTGAAAtatcacaagtggggtctggggagggtaaagtATAGGTAAACCTTACCCTTACTTAATGAAAGTAGAAatgttgtttccgaaagaccctcgactcaaaCGAAGTGAAAATGAAGCAATAAATAGACAACGGCAACAACCAGGTAAAACAGTCATTAATGGTTatctaattttaattttat
Encoded proteins:
- the LOC104114647 gene encoding protein NRT1/ PTR FAMILY 2.11-like, whose product is MEVDKVPARDEPKYGGIKAMPFIIGNETFEKLGTIGTSANLLVYLTTVFNMKSITATNLINVFNGTCNFGTLLGAFLSDTYLGRYKTLGIASISSFTGMMFLALTAAISKLHPPHCGTAANSICVEPTTGQLAFLLCGFGFLVIGASGIRPCNLAFGADQFNPNTESGRRGVNSFFNWYYFTFTFAMMVSLTVIVYIQSSVSWAIGLAIPTFLMFLSCVFFFVGTKIYVMILPEGSPLTSFAQVLVAAIKKRRLKLPEQPQNTLFNHVSINTINTELPYTDQFRFWNKASIITPEDKIKEDGSAANQWRLCSIQQVEEVKCVVRVFPIWIAGLIYYIVLAQMQTYVVFQALQSDRRLKTTSTFKIPAASYAVFQMLSMTIWIPIYDRLIVPFLQRITKKEAGITVLQKMGIGLVIAVFTMLVSALVETRRRNVAFSQPTLGIETRRGEISAMSANWLIPQLALAGLSEAFTVIAQVEFFYKQFPENMRSFAGSFLFCGMALASYMSSFLISVVHKTTRTSDTENWLAEDLNKGRLDYFYYLVAALEVLDLGYFLICAKWYKYKGTQNEHNLEVAMEKLEPTKPLV